ATCGCGGGTGTTCGCGAACTGCTCCGCCCGCTCCACAAAAGCCGCCGTCGCGCGCTCCAACACGTCGATGTCGTCGTGACTCAAATCCACATCGATGTCCTGCCGGTAACCACCGGGGCCACTCTCCGCCTCAAAAGTCATCTGGCTCACGCCCGGGATGTCACCGATCTCGTCGCGCCACAACGCGATCACTTCCGCCGCCGTCATGTCGCGCTCATCCGGCGGTCGCATTACGATCTCCACATCCACGAAGCTCCCGCCACGCACGTTGGTTTTAATCCCCTCCGCCACGGCGTAGAGATTGTGCTCCTCAAACATGCGCTGCGTCGACTCGGTCACATCCATCGCCACCCGGGCCGCCTGGGCCGGCGTCACACCCACCGGCAGGCGGATGCCTGCTTCGATTTCGTCCGCGGCCACCTCCGGCATGTTGATCATGCCCATGTGCGCGCTGGTGGCGTAACTGCCCACAATCACAAACAAGGCCAACGCCGCTGTAAGTGTCACGTAGCGCGCCCGCAGGCAGGCGTTCAGGAAACGCTTGTAACGCGTGTTCACGAAGCCACTGAAGCCTTTCGCAAAACGTTGCTGCACCCCGTGGAGTCGCGCGCCGATCCGACCGCCTCCCCCGCCCGTCTTGGTATGCGCCAGATGCGCCGGCAGGATGAACAGCGCCTCGAAAAGCGACACCAGCAGCACGATGATCACCACCGCCGCCAGCGGCCACCAGAACATGCCGGTCTCCCCCGGAATGAAGAGCAACGGAATGAACGCCACCACGTTGGTGAGGATGCTGAACACCACCGGCCCGGCGATGTCGCGCGCCCCCTTCACCGCCGCCTCCATGGGGCTCATGCCTTTCTGGCGGTATTCGTAGACGTTCTCGCCCACCACGATCGCGTCGTCCACCACGATGCCCAGCACCACCAGGAAGGCGAACATCGAGATCATGTTGATGCTCACATCAATTGTAGGTAAAAACAGGATACCGCCGATGAACGAGATCGTCATCCCCATCATCACCCAGAATGCCAGACGGAACTCGAGAAACACCGAGAGGATGCCCAGCACGATGAGCATGGCTAGCAGGCCGTTCTTCACCAGCAGCGAGAGTCGCTGCCGGTAGTCCTCCGCCGCGTTGCTGTCGATGCGCCACTCCATGCCCGGCGGCAGGCCGGTTTCGAAGTCGGCCATGATCTCCTCCACCGCTGCCGCGATCTCCAAGGGCGACTGATCGCCGATCCGAAACACGTTCACTTCGACCGACAGCGACTGATTAAACTGCGAGGGAAAACTGCCTTCCTCAAAACCGTCGGTGATCTTCGCAATGTCGCCCAGCAACACCCGCGCGCCGTCCGGCGCCGCCAGGATTTCAATCTGCGCATACTCCTCCGCCCATTGCTTGCGCTCCTTCATGCGCAACAGGATCTCACCCGTGCGCGTCTCCACCGCGCCAGCCGCAATGTCGTCGCTGGAAGCGCGGATGATCGCCGCCACTTCGCCGAGTGTAAGTTGATACTCCCGCAAGGTCGCGCGCGGGATCTCCACGTGTGTCACGAAGTCCGGCGAGCGCCCCAACTCCACTTGCGTGATCCGCGGATCACTCAGCATCCGGTCCCGCAGCCGCTCGGCCATGCGCCGCAAGGTCCATTGGTCGCCCGCACCGAAGAGCACGATGTTCAACACCTCACGTTCCCTCGACCGCAGGCTCACCCGCGGCTCTTCGATATCGTCCGGAAAGGTGCGGATCCGACTCACCGCCTGATCGACATCCTGAAACGCCCGCATGCGATCCGCCCCAGTCACCAGCTCGATCGTCACCGAGCCACCGCCTTCGCGGGCCACCGAGGTGATTTCCTTGATGCCGTCCACCCCTCGCACGGTCTCTTCAATCGGCAGCAAAATACCCTGCTCCACCTCCGCGGGAGCCGCCCCCGGGTAACCCACATTCACGGTCACCACATCGAGCTGAAACGACGGGAACACCTCCTTCTGGATATTCACCGCGGTCCACAAGCCCCCCACCAACAGTATCACCACCAGCAGATTGGCCGCGACCGAGTTGCGCGCCATCCATCCGATGACGCCATCGCCCTCCGATTTCGGCGGCTGCGGGACGGGCGCTTCGTCGCTCATTCGTTGCCTCCTTCGCCCTCGGTGCGGAGAGGCGCACCTTCAACCACCGCGCTCAACCCCGTCGTCACCACCGCCGCGCCATCGGCCAACCCGTCGCGAATGTAAACATACTGAGCATCACTGAACACGACCTCGACCGCGACAATGCGGAGCTCGCCGCCGTCATTCACCCACACCGTATTATCCTCGCGCAGGTAACTGCGATCCAGCCGCAGCACGTCATCCAATGGCGCTCCGTCAATCGTCACTTCCAACAACGCACCGATGATGAGCGGCGACTCACCGGCATTCCCGGCCGAACGCGCCAGCGGATCGTCGACCACCACGTTCACCCGCGCCAGTCGCGTGTTTTCATCCAGCGCACCGATCAGCCGATCCACCCGCCCCTCGCGCGTCGCCCCGGTCGGCCAGGTCGCCCGACTGCGCACCGTCACCGCCGAGCCGCCCACACCTTGCGTATCCGCGAACTGGATGCGCGACAACTTATCGAGCGGCACCGTCGCCGTGACCCAATACGAGTCCACGCTCACCAGCCGCCCCAGCGACTCGCCGGCGCTCACCTGCGAACCGACGCCAACGTCCCGCGAAAGCACCATCGCCTCAAACGGCGCGCGCACCGTCGTGCGCTCCAGATCGAGTAGCGCCTGATCGAGATCCGCCTGCGCGGCCTCAACGTCGGCCTTGGCCGCTTCGAGCTGCGGTTCGCGTAGCACCAGCGAAGCGTTGTCCGTGCCGAGTTCATCGCCCAGCAGTTCGTAATCGAGTTTCGCCACCCGCTGCCGCCCCATCTCCAGCTCCAGATCGGCCTCCGCCTGGTGCAAAGCACTGCGACGCTGCGCGACGGTGTTTTCGTAATCGGCCGGATCCAGTTTCAGCAGCAGCTCACCGGCCGCGACCAGGTTGCCGGGCTCAAAGGCTGGCAGCCGTTGCAACACCTCGCCGCTCACGCGCGGGCTCAGTGCCACATCATCGCGGGCCCGCACCACCCCCATCACCACGATCTGGGGACGATACGTGCCGCGCTCCACGGTCACGGTGTCGACGAGCATGGCGGTCCGCTTGCTCATGGTGGAGCGCTCCGCCGCCGGTTCCGTCGAATAGATCAACCACGAGAGTCCCGCCGCGATGGCGGCGATGATCACGCATACGAGCAGGCTTCGTTTCCAATTCATGAGTTCAAAGGGCGATGCGGTTCAGGGGTTGCCGACCAGTTCCTCCAGCGCAGCCCGATCCGGCACGATGTTGCCCCCCAGCGCCCGATAGACCGCCACCCGGTATTCGGCCAACAGACGACGGGCTTCGAGGAGATCACGTTCCAATTGCTGCGCCTGGTTAAGCGCGGTGAGCGCGCCGAGGTATTCGGTCACGCCGTTAAGGTATTCATTGAGCAGACGCCGATACGCTTCCTGTGCCAGCCGCTGCTGCTCAACCAGACTCGCCAACCGCTCGGCCTGTCGTCGCTCCCGCACCAACGCATCCTCCACCTCTCGCAGCGCCTCCAATGCGGTCTGACCATACTCAGCCAACAACCGGCGAGCGACCGCTTCGTTGCGATCCACCTCCGCCCGGCGACCTCCCGCATCAAACAGGGGCGCCAGCACCTGACCACTGAGTGAGCGGATCCAATCATCAAACAAGCCCGAGGGATCCTCCGCCACCGTCTCGAGTGACGCGCCCAACGTGATGCGCGGAAACCGTGCGGCCACCGCCACCGCCACGTCTTCGTTGGCCGCCCGCAATCGCGCCCAAGCCGCCTGCAGATCGGGTCGCCGTTGCAACAGCTCCGCCGGCACGCCCGTCCGCGGCATCGCCGGCAACTCCGGCAAAGCCTCGGGCGTGACCTCCGCGCCACTCCCCGGTGCCCGCCCCTCGAGCACCGCCAGCGTGTGCTGCAGCAGCGCGATCCGCATTTCGAGCAACGCGAGCTGGCCGCGAGTGTTCTCCACCAATTGCTGCTGGCGCAACACGTCGGCGCTGCGCACCAGCCCGCCACTGAAACGGGCTTTCTGCGAGGTCAGGACCTTGCCGTTGGTCTTAAGCTGCGCCTCCAGCAGGTCGCGCTGCTGCCGCGCCTCGATGAGTTGAAAATAGGTCACCGTCACCTCCGCCGCGAGCGACAACGCTGCCGCCTGCACCTCCGCCTCGCTCGCCGCCGCCCGAAACTCTGCCGCCGACGCCGCCGCACCGACCCGCCGCCACAGGTCGACTTCATACTCCGCCGCCAGCCCCGCGGAATATTCGCTCGAACTGGCCCCGTCTTCCCGGCGCTCCCCGCCGCTAAACTCCGCCTCCAGCGTCGGCCAGCGGGCCGCGCCCTCGCGCCGCGCCACCGCCTCGGCCTCACGCAGCGTTTCCCACGCCGCTTCCAAACTGAGGTTTGCCGCCAGCGCCCGCTCCACCCGGCGGGTCAGCTCCGCATCGCCCCACGCTTCCCACCAACGCGCGGCCTGCGGCAGATTTCCGCCAACGCCTCCAAATCGTTCCGGCACGGCGACCGGCGGAGATTCCGTCTCGACCACCAGCGATGCGCACCCCGTCCAGCCGACCAAGCTGCCCAGTATGGCAACCAGCGCCGCGACTCCCCTCACTCCCTTGCAATGATTTTGCACCCGGGAACGCGGCGCTGCTCGTCGCGACTGGTGGGGGTAATCGAACACGCGCCCACCCAAACCGAGTCCGCCCGAGAATCAAATTGCCCCGGACGATTACCCCTTCCATCCACCCCGTGCGTGCCCGGACATTGACCCCATTCCCGACTGCTCAATTGGGGTCATATCGCCCCTGACAGAATGCGTAAAAATTGCGCTTGCACGGCGCGTCCCGGTTTTTGAATGTCGCCCCTTGCGTTAGTGAAATCCCGCCGGTTGCGGGGTTCCACCATGACTGGTTTCGCATTCCGCGGAATTGGAACGGTGGTCTCGGCTGATGGCACAGTTAGCGCTGTGTTGGATGCGGGGATCTCGGGGCTGCGAAGCCCCCTACAGTTATGCAACCCTCCTAATAACCAATGTCTACCGTCGCTAAGCCCGAAATCATCGAAAAGTTCAAGACCCACGATAAGGACACCGGCTCGTCCGAAGTCCAGATCGCCATCCTGAGCGCTCGTATCAACCACCTGACCGAGCACCTGCGCACCCATCGCAAGGACTTCCACTCCCGTCGCGGCCTGCTGCAGATGGCCTCCCGCCGTCGCAAGCTCCTCGACTACGTGAAGCGCCACGACCTCGCGAAATACCAAGAGCTCCTCCAGAAGCTCAACCTGCGCAAATAACGTTTTCCCCCTTCACGGGCGCCTCCCTCACCGGGGGCGCCCGTTGTTCTTTTCACCGCCCCTCGTCCTCTCCCATCGGGACATTTCCGTCTGCCGCCGGCTCCTCATCCCCGGCGCCAAACGGAAATCTCTCGAAACCAGATTTGAGAGTCATCGAGAGCGGTTACCGCTCCTTAAAACCCCTCCCCTTCCTCACTTTCCGGGACTCCCTCGCGGCTCTTCCGCCACTTCCGTGGCGACGAGCGTGAGTGAGTGGCACCTGCCACCTCCAGTCCCTTTCGGAACCCGTCCACTGCGTGTGGTGACGTGTTCCTTTCGTCCGCCACACGCACTTTCCGTTAAGCGATAATGAATAACAAACAAACCGTCGAAGTCCCGGGTATGGGTCTTCAGTTCACCACCGGCGACATGGCCAAATTTGCCAACGGCGCCGTCACCGTCACCCAGGGCGAGACCAAGGTCTTCGTGTCGGCCACCGCCGCCACCACCATGCGCCCCGGCCAGGACTTCTTCCCCCTGACCGTCGACTACCGTGAGAAATACTCCGCCGCCGGCCGTTTCCCGGGCGGCTTCTTCAAGCGCGAGGGCCGTCCCTCCGAGAAGGAAATCCTCACCTCCCGTCTCTGCGACCGTCCCTGCCGCCCCCTCTTCCCCGAGGGTTTCCTCAATGAGGTGCAGCTCATCGGTCTCCTCCTGTCGGCCGACCAGATCAACGAGTCCGACATCCTCATGCTCAATGGCTGCTCCGCCGCCCTCGCCA
This portion of the Actomonas aquatica genome encodes:
- a CDS encoding efflux RND transporter permease subunit; this encodes MSDEAPVPQPPKSEGDGVIGWMARNSVAANLLVVILLVGGLWTAVNIQKEVFPSFQLDVVTVNVGYPGAAPAEVEQGILLPIEETVRGVDGIKEITSVAREGGGSVTIELVTGADRMRAFQDVDQAVSRIRTFPDDIEEPRVSLRSREREVLNIVLFGAGDQWTLRRMAERLRDRMLSDPRITQVELGRSPDFVTHVEIPRATLREYQLTLGEVAAIIRASSDDIAAGAVETRTGEILLRMKERKQWAEEYAQIEILAAPDGARVLLGDIAKITDGFEEGSFPSQFNQSLSVEVNVFRIGDQSPLEIAAAVEEIMADFETGLPPGMEWRIDSNAAEDYRQRLSLLVKNGLLAMLIVLGILSVFLEFRLAFWVMMGMTISFIGGILFLPTIDVSINMISMFAFLVVLGIVVDDAIVVGENVYEYRQKGMSPMEAAVKGARDIAGPVVFSILTNVVAFIPLLFIPGETGMFWWPLAAVVIIVLLVSLFEALFILPAHLAHTKTGGGGGRIGARLHGVQQRFAKGFSGFVNTRYKRFLNACLRARYVTLTAALALFVIVGSYATSAHMGMINMPEVAADEIEAGIRLPVGVTPAQAARVAMDVTESTQRMFEEHNLYAVAEGIKTNVRGGSFVDVEIVMRPPDERDMTAAEVIALWRDEIGDIPGVSQMTFEAESGPGGYRQDIDVDLSHDDIDVLERATAAFVERAEQFANTRDVSDNYNKGKKQIDFRLRPEGRALGLTSDNVGQQIRDAFYGALATRQMRGTNEVEVRVKLPLAERKDLHNLEDLVIMTPSGAEVPLYDVVELSYGEAFTSINRRDGRRVVGVSMDVEPKRAVGQVIEAFDNEVLPQLRADFPGLTWTFEGSQADMRESTDVLYAGLGMALFVIYALLAIAFGSYVQPLVVLVAIPFGGIGAVIGHMILGYDLSLISLMGIIALSGVVVNDSLIMIDFANRQRRDGKSAFDAILQAGLRRFRPIALTTMTTAGGLIPIIAERSMQAQYLIPMAISLGFGIVFATMIILVLVPCLYMALEDGRGWMMRGRKAG
- a CDS encoding efflux RND transporter periplasmic adaptor subunit, with product MNWKRSLLVCVIIAAIAAGLSWLIYSTEPAAERSTMSKRTAMLVDTVTVERGTYRPQIVVMGVVRARDDVALSPRVSGEVLQRLPAFEPGNLVAAGELLLKLDPADYENTVAQRRSALHQAEADLELEMGRQRVAKLDYELLGDELGTDNASLVLREPQLEAAKADVEAAQADLDQALLDLERTTVRAPFEAMVLSRDVGVGSQVSAGESLGRLVSVDSYWVTATVPLDKLSRIQFADTQGVGGSAVTVRSRATWPTGATREGRVDRLIGALDENTRLARVNVVVDDPLARSAGNAGESPLIIGALLEVTIDGAPLDDVLRLDRSYLREDNTVWVNDGGELRIVAVEVVFSDAQYVYIRDGLADGAAVVTTGLSAVVEGAPLRTEGEGGNE
- a CDS encoding efflux transporter outer membrane subunit encodes the protein MPERFGGVGGNLPQAARWWEAWGDAELTRRVERALAANLSLEAAWETLREAEAVARREGAARWPTLEAEFSGGERREDGASSSEYSAGLAAEYEVDLWRRVGAAASAAEFRAAASEAEVQAAALSLAAEVTVTYFQLIEARQQRDLLEAQLKTNGKVLTSQKARFSGGLVRSADVLRQQQLVENTRGQLALLEMRIALLQHTLAVLEGRAPGSGAEVTPEALPELPAMPRTGVPAELLQRRPDLQAAWARLRAANEDVAVAVAARFPRITLGASLETVAEDPSGLFDDWIRSLSGQVLAPLFDAGGRRAEVDRNEAVARRLLAEYGQTALEALREVEDALVRERRQAERLASLVEQQRLAQEAYRRLLNEYLNGVTEYLGALTALNQAQQLERDLLEARRLLAEYRVAVYRALGGNIVPDRAALEELVGNP
- the rpsO gene encoding 30S ribosomal protein S15; its protein translation is MSTVAKPEIIEKFKTHDKDTGSSEVQIAILSARINHLTEHLRTHRKDFHSRRGLLQMASRRRKLLDYVKRHDLAKYQELLQKLNLRK